A window of the Lactuca sativa cultivar Salinas chromosome 7, Lsat_Salinas_v11, whole genome shotgun sequence genome harbors these coding sequences:
- the LOC111888545 gene encoding cation transporter HKT1;3 — MKITTATFVSKILERLTSFHHMLRCLCHWSRAILSSFLRALLLRLDPFWRQLCYFVSLFMLGYFVLSILEPRNPMNRPKSYDLLFTAVSAVTVSSMATVEMEVFSNTQLFSLAILMLLGGEVFTSMLELQIQKVKLSEKMKNRSNTSNTDIHLKYNSMKFLGVIVVSYFVAFQISGFLLVSLYVGLVTSAKEVLVKKNLNIQVFSIVTTISTFSNCGYLPTNESMMVFKKNLGLLVILIPLSLLGNTLYPVFLRLLLLFFGKINSREELKYVLDNEAELGYYHLLSGVHCWYLALTSIGFIVIQFVLLISIGWKSQAMDGLNPSEKVIGSLFQVVNTRHAGESVFDLSLISPAIIVLIITMMYLPAYTYFLPREDKHNLPITAVNHIKEHKKSSIGFLLLSPLPILVIIIMLICITESDNMQKDPLNFSVLNIIFEVISAYGNVGFSLGYSCKRQLQPRGDCIDSWYGFSGRWSNISKLILILAMIFGRLRKFYKRGGKVWKLSQR; from the exons atgaagattaCTACCGCTACGTTTGTAAGCAAAATCCTAGAACGCTTAACGTCATTCCACCATATGCTGAGATGTTTGTGCCACTGGTCTCGAGCCATACTATCTTCTTTTCTTCGGGCTCTTCTCCTTCGACTGGACCCTTTTTGGCGGCAACTCTGTTACTTTGTTTCCCTATTCATGTTAGGGTACTTCGTTTTGTCCATTTTGGAGCCACGGAATCCTATGAATCGCCCAAAAAGCTATGATCTTCTTTTCACCGCTGTCTCAGCAGTGACTGTATCTAGCATGGCCACAGTTGAGATGGAGGTTTTCTCGAATACCCAACTCTTTTCCTTGGCAATTCTCATGCTATTGGGAGGAGAAGTTTTCACCTCAATGCTTGAACTTCAAATCCAGAAAGTTAAGTTGTCAGAGAAGATGAAGAACAGATCCAACACTTCAAATACCGATATACACTTAAAGTACAACTCAATGAAGTTTTTAGGGGTTATCGTGGTAAGTTACTTCGTTGCTTTTCAAATAAGTGGATTTCTTCTCGTTTCTTTGTATGTAGGCCTTGTTACATCTGCAAAAGAAGTGCTCGTAAAAAAGAATCTTAATATACAAGTATTCTCAATTGTTACAACCATCTCTACTTTCTCCAACTGCGGATATCTTCCAACAAATGAAAGCATGATGGTTTTCAAGAAAAACTTAGGCCTGCTTGTGATTCTAATCCCACTAAGTCTTCTTGGAAACACATTGTACCCTGTGTTCCTCAGACTTTTACTATTGTTTTTCGGGAAAATAAATAGTAGAGAGGAACTGAAGTATGTTTTAGATAATGAAGCCGAGTTGGGGTATTACCATTTGTTATCAGGGGTGCATTGCTGGTATCTTGCTCTAACATCTATTGGGTTCATAGTGATTCAGTTTGTGCTTTTAATCTCTATTGGCTGGAAATCTCAAGCCATGGATGGATTGAATCCTTCCGAAAAAGTAATAGGCTCTTTGTTTCAAGTTGTGAATACCAGGCACGCAGGCGAATCGGTGTTTGATCTTTCCCTCATCTCTCCAGCAATCATTGTTCTAATTATCACGATGAT GTACCTTCCAGCATATACATATTTCTTACCAAGAGAAGATAAACACAATTTACCCATAACTGCCGTTAATCACATTAAGGAACATAAGAAGAGTTCAATTGGCTTCTTGCTACTCTCACCACTTCCGATTTTAGTAATTATTATTATGCTTATCTGCATTACAGAAAGCGATAATATGCAGAAAGACCCTTTGAATTTCAGTGTACTGAACATCATTTTCGAAGTCATTAG TGCTTATGGAAATGTGGGGTTCTCATTGGGCTATAGTTGCAAAAGACAACTTCAACCTCGTGGAGACTGCATAGATTCATGGTACGGGTTTTCTGGAAGATGGAGTAATATTAGCAAACTAATTCTTATTTTGGCAATGATTTTTGGAAGACTTAGAAAGTTTTACAAAAGAGGAGGTAAAGTATGGAAGCTATCTCAACGTTAG